The Haloplanus salinarum genome includes a region encoding these proteins:
- a CDS encoding response regulator codes for MTTGDPDSGLSILHVDDAALGELVKLYLEREESVDCRVTTVTSPEAALERLRDGDGDDDFDCIVSDYRMPGTNGIDFLGAVRETHPEIPFLLFSGEETGDVAAEVVRAGVTDYLRKGVGTDQYTLLIRRVEHAAGADGRFAPEAETAVDAVGIVGPDERFDRVDPGYADVYDYEPAEVTGKHWTELHPEAEVEHIRTHVLPVVEEGGEWTGRSTGLRADGSTFTESKLVTALDDGRLLIAVSEISPRESD; via the coding sequence ATGACGACGGGCGATCCGGATTCGGGACTCTCGATCCTCCATGTCGACGACGCCGCGCTCGGCGAGTTGGTCAAACTCTATCTCGAACGCGAGGAGTCGGTCGACTGTCGGGTTACGACGGTCACGTCGCCGGAAGCGGCGCTGGAGCGACTCCGTGACGGCGACGGCGACGACGACTTCGACTGTATCGTCAGCGACTACCGGATGCCCGGCACGAACGGTATCGACTTCCTCGGGGCGGTTCGGGAGACCCATCCCGAGATCCCCTTCCTCCTCTTCTCGGGCGAGGAGACGGGCGACGTGGCCGCCGAAGTCGTCCGTGCCGGCGTGACCGACTACCTCCGAAAGGGCGTCGGCACCGACCAGTACACGCTGTTGATCCGGCGCGTGGAACACGCGGCCGGGGCGGACGGCCGGTTCGCCCCCGAGGCGGAGACGGCGGTCGACGCGGTCGGTATCGTCGGCCCGGACGAACGGTTCGACCGCGTCGACCCCGGCTACGCCGACGTCTACGACTACGAGCCGGCGGAGGTGACGGGCAAACACTGGACGGAACTCCACCCCGAGGCGGAAGTCGAGCACATCCGAACGCACGTGTTGCCGGTCGTCGAGGAGGGCGGCGAGTGGACCGGTCGCAGCACCGGACTCCGGGCCGACGGCAGCACGTTCACCGAGTCGAAACTGGTCACCGCCCTCGACGACGGCCGTCTCCTCATCGCCGTCTCCGAGATATCGCCACGCGAATCGGACTGA
- a CDS encoding DHH family phosphoesterase, giving the protein MSNAAPVSTMSSYAILGCGSVGHAVAEDLAEEGKSVLILDRDESRVEALRDQDLNARQTDIRDEEVAELVADRDILLILASDVEANKAAVSTIRDRGGDQFIIVRASDPISEDELTEAGADVVINPSQVIAESALRALETGELEYKAKQLADILRSGAGDLAILTHDNPDPDSIASAVALQAIADAHDVEADILYHGDIGHQENRAFVNLLGIELLPLSEAESLDDYDLVALVDHMKSGDIGLDTGVDIFIDHYEPESEYGAEFMDVRPNVSSTSTILTKYIQEFDLSPSEAVATALLYGIRAETLDFKRDTTPADLTAAAYLYPFANHDTLEQVESPSMSPETLDVLAEAIQNRQVQGSHLVSNAGFIRDRDALSQAAQHLLNLEGITTTAVFGIADDTIYLAARSKDIRINIGNVLDDAYGNVGEAGGHSTQGSVEIPLGLFTGIEASEDNRDTLLSLAEEAVRKKLFDAMGVESTAGEATNGS; this is encoded by the coding sequence ATGAGCAACGCGGCCCCGGTGTCGACGATGTCTTCGTACGCGATCCTCGGCTGTGGGAGCGTCGGTCACGCGGTCGCGGAAGACCTCGCGGAGGAGGGCAAGAGCGTGCTGATCCTCGACCGGGACGAGAGCCGCGTCGAAGCGCTTCGCGACCAGGACCTCAACGCACGGCAGACCGACATCCGTGACGAAGAGGTGGCGGAGTTGGTCGCCGACCGCGACATCCTCCTGATCCTCGCCTCGGACGTCGAGGCGAACAAGGCCGCGGTGTCGACGATCCGCGACCGTGGCGGCGACCAGTTCATCATCGTGCGAGCCTCCGATCCGATCTCGGAGGACGAACTCACCGAGGCGGGCGCGGACGTGGTGATCAACCCCTCGCAGGTGATCGCCGAATCGGCGCTGCGGGCGCTGGAGACGGGCGAACTGGAGTACAAGGCCAAACAGTTGGCGGACATCCTCCGCTCGGGGGCGGGCGACCTCGCCATCCTCACCCACGACAACCCCGATCCGGACTCCATCGCCAGCGCCGTGGCGCTCCAGGCCATCGCCGACGCCCACGACGTCGAGGCCGACATCCTCTATCACGGCGACATCGGCCACCAGGAGAACCGGGCCTTCGTCAACCTGCTCGGGATCGAACTCCTGCCGCTCTCGGAGGCGGAGTCGCTCGACGACTACGACCTGGTCGCGCTCGTCGACCACATGAAGTCGGGTGACATCGGCCTCGACACCGGCGTCGATATCTTCATCGACCACTACGAGCCCGAATCGGAGTACGGCGCCGAGTTCATGGACGTACGGCCGAACGTCTCCTCGACGTCGACCATCCTCACGAAGTATATCCAGGAGTTCGACCTCTCGCCGAGCGAGGCGGTGGCGACGGCGCTCCTGTACGGCATTCGCGCGGAGACGCTGGATTTCAAACGCGACACCACACCCGCGGACCTGACGGCTGCGGCGTATCTCTATCCCTTCGCCAACCACGACACGCTCGAACAGGTCGAATCGCCGTCGATGTCGCCCGAGACGCTCGACGTGCTGGCGGAGGCCATCCAGAACCGGCAGGTCCAGGGGAGTCACCTCGTCTCGAACGCGGGGTTCATCCGCGACCGGGACGCCCTCTCGCAGGCCGCCCAGCACCTCCTCAACTTGGAGGGGATCACGACGACGGCCGTCTTCGGCATCGCGGACGACACCATCTACCTCGCCGCCCGCTCGAAGGACATCCGCATCAACATCGGGAACGTCCTCGACGACGCCTACGGCAACGTCGGGGAGGCGGGGGGCCACTCGACACAGGGGAGCGTCGAAATCCCGCTCGGCCTGTTTACGGGCATCGAGGCCAGCGAGGACAACCGCGACACGCTCCTGTCGCTCGCCGAGGAGGCGGTCCGCAAGAAACTGTTCGACGCGATGGGCGTCGAGAGCACCGCGGGCGAGGCGACGAACGGCAGTTAA
- a CDS encoding PRC-barrel domain-containing protein — MDGTPQEITTLVGREVYSNNGVFVGEVEDVRLDLGQESVTGLALGELSQELFAGRIEAGKGVMIPYRWVRAVGDVILINDVVERLDEEDEDEEVVA; from the coding sequence ATGGACGGCACGCCACAGGAGATCACGACACTCGTCGGGCGCGAGGTGTACTCGAACAACGGAGTCTTCGTCGGGGAGGTCGAGGACGTCCGCCTCGACTTGGGACAGGAGTCGGTCACGGGGCTCGCGCTCGGTGAGTTGAGCCAGGAACTGTTCGCCGGGCGGATCGAGGCCGGCAAGGGCGTGATGATCCCCTACCGCTGGGTCCGTGCGGTCGGCGACGTGATCCTGATCAACGACGTGGTCGAACGCCTCGACGAGGAAGACGAGGACGAGGAAGTCGTCGCTTAA
- a CDS encoding arylsulfotransferase family protein, whose translation MADGTRQWVVRALVAVLVLSAGVVAVEFVAHARDPAAGDAAASQARQPYAERRAVAPPANGTTVITVQKFRRNFVVAFAPDGRVRYFDNSLDRYHDVDPVPEGTHTVEFVGAEYDGDTTHLLVRRVNLTTGATRDVYRHAVPRTDRPHRWHDVDRLDAHRLLVADIRDDAVFVVNTTTGERTYEWPAQAHFDTESGGQFPRDWTHLNDVERLPDGRYMASLRNQDAVVFVEPGRGVDASWTLGRDDAHGILYEQHNPDYLPGAEPSVLVADSQNRRIVEYRRENGSWVRTWSWRDEGMAWPRDADRLPNGHTLIGDTNSGRVLEIDETGTVVWRVDGLPSYDVERLGTGDESAGGRSAERLGLANRSPAAGSPSTTRPGRTVIPTRVSNTVAFVSPLWLSATGRAAAVVGLVAALALALPVVGGRLRRVLAAAARRGKP comes from the coding sequence ATGGCCGACGGAACCCGGCAGTGGGTCGTCCGTGCCCTCGTCGCGGTGCTGGTGCTGTCGGCCGGCGTGGTCGCGGTGGAGTTCGTCGCACACGCACGCGACCCGGCGGCCGGCGACGCCGCGGCGTCGCAGGCCCGACAGCCCTACGCGGAGCGGCGAGCCGTCGCCCCACCGGCGAACGGGACGACGGTGATCACGGTCCAGAAGTTCCGACGAAACTTCGTCGTCGCGTTCGCCCCCGACGGCCGGGTCCGCTACTTCGATAACTCGCTGGATCGATACCACGACGTCGACCCGGTTCCGGAGGGGACCCACACCGTCGAGTTCGTCGGTGCCGAATACGACGGGGATACGACCCACCTGCTCGTCCGGCGGGTGAACCTCACGACGGGCGCCACGCGGGACGTCTACCGCCACGCCGTCCCCCGCACCGACCGCCCACACCGGTGGCACGACGTCGACCGACTCGACGCCCACCGGCTCCTGGTGGCGGACATCCGTGACGACGCCGTCTTCGTCGTGAACACGACGACGGGGGAGCGGACCTACGAGTGGCCGGCACAGGCCCACTTCGACACGGAATCCGGGGGCCAGTTCCCGCGGGACTGGACGCATCTCAACGACGTCGAACGGCTCCCGGACGGACGATACATGGCGAGCCTCCGCAACCAGGACGCCGTGGTGTTCGTCGAGCCGGGTCGGGGCGTCGACGCGTCGTGGACGCTCGGGCGCGACGACGCCCACGGGATCCTGTACGAGCAACACAACCCGGATTACCTTCCGGGAGCGGAGCCGTCGGTACTCGTCGCCGACTCGCAGAACCGGCGGATCGTCGAGTACCGACGCGAGAACGGGTCGTGGGTGCGGACCTGGTCGTGGCGCGACGAGGGGATGGCCTGGCCACGCGACGCCGACCGGTTGCCGAACGGCCACACCCTGATCGGCGATACGAACAGCGGCCGTGTCCTCGAAATCGACGAGACGGGGACGGTGGTCTGGCGGGTCGACGGGCTCCCGAGTTACGACGTGGAGCGACTGGGGACGGGCGACGAGAGCGCGGGCGGCCGCTCGGCCGAACGGCTGGGCCTCGCGAACCGGAGCCCGGCGGCCGGCTCGCCGTCGACGACCCGCCCGGGACGGACGGTCATCCCCACCCGGGTCAGCAACACGGTGGCCTTCGTCTCCCCCCTATGGCTGTCGGCGACGGGGCGGGCGGCGGCGGTCGTCGGCCTCGTCGCCGCCCTAGCGCTCGCTCTGCCCGTGGTGGGGGGGCGACTGCGCCGCGTCCTCGCCGCGGCGGCGCGAAGAGGTAAACCGTAG